ACTCGATACCCCTGGTGTACTGTGGGGACAGTTGAGTAACTCACTGTGGTCCGATATTCTTGTACGCGGTGGTTGGTGACTGTGTGACTGTCGCAGAGTCTGAGGAGGAGGTCGAGGACGAGCCGGAAGAGCAGCAGCCATCCCCCGAGCCTCTCCCAGATAGTTCCAGAAGCAGCACCTACTACGAGCAGCACCCAGCAGCGTGAGTCTCCACTCTGCAGGGAAGATGACGCTTGGGGGCAGGAAGATTTCTAAGCGTAGGATGTATCTGTGTGAGGTTAACACAGGAAGAATTCTGCAGTGCAACAGGCTCACTGCACGTCTGCGTGTGaggttaaccctctggggtcctggggtagggaacacactgacATGGACTGGGTCATggccacacatttcattcagtatcaaacttaattcatggctaataaattgttatatttgttttggcattaaatatgtccgatttatgtgaagtttgtaatttgacatcaaagtatagacattgcaaaatacaatttggaacacttgcaaaaatattataaaagtacatagtaaggaatggtggaagtttgttttgatcccagatatctgatcaccaaagtcttggctacatgaagatgattaAATGGTGTAGCTGCAACATTCActtcgataaaaaaaaaaaagaaaaactcatGTCCCtattcctttcattgaatatgtagcaactttcatgtgtatgaatgagccattcacacctggccacatctgcccccccccatttatggcactgatggggatgtatctgggtCGCGTTTCACTGTTGCGTTGTTCATCTTATTGCCATGCGAATGCCATTTGAATACGCGGAAATGCGGCTGTttataatgcgaatagcgatcttcaggtgagggcggtacTACACGCCTGCATGTGAGGTTAACGTGGGAAGGATGTTGAAATGCGATGGAGGGTTCAGGAGCGAGGCTCTCTGCAAATCTGCATGTGAGGTTAACATGGGAAGGATGCTGAAATGCAACGGAGGGTGCAGGAGCGAGGCTCTCTGCAAATCTGCATGTGAGGTTAACATGGGAAGGATGCTGAAATGCGACGGAGGGTGCAGGGGCGAGGCTCTCTGCAAATCTGCATGTGAGGTTAGCATGGGAAGGATGCTGAAATGCGACGGAGGGTGCAGGGGCGAGGCTCTCTGCAAATCTGCATGTGAGGTTAACATGGGAAGGATGCTGAAATGCGACGGAGGGTGCAGGGGCGAGGCTCTCTGCAAATCTGCATGTGCGGCCTGGGATGTTAGGGCAGCTGTACAGATGGTGTGTTGATACTAACTGCTCATTTACCATGTTCTTTCAACAGAAGATGGTTAATGAGAAATATGGAGTGGAGTGTGAGGAAACTAATCCCTGGATAGAGAGACTTCAGGGTCTTTTCTCGTCAGATTATTCCATGTCCACTGTTTTGACTATGGTTGAATTAAAATAGCAGACTCCTTCCGAGCACCTCCCAGCTCTCTTCTTTCCTGACAGCCAGTCCTGCAATCCCAGTAACTTTGGGAGCACGGTGCTGTGCGGGCAGATGGTGGAGCAGCCCCTGGTCATTTTTTAAACCTCactgccctccccctcccccgtttGCTGCAGCAATGGTGTGGAAGAGTCCATGGAGGAGGTGCCACCTGAGGCCGTGCCGGAACCCCAGCCGGAGCAGAAGCTGGAGGAGCTCAAGCCCGAGGCGGAAGAGAAGGTTCTGGAAGATCTGGAGGAGAAGGGCCCGTCTCCGGTGCCTGTGGAGTCCCCGCCCCACGTACAGGAGCCCCCCAAGGTCTGTATCTGTTGTGGGCTGAGATGCTACTGTTGTGCGTGTCCCCATTAACCCCTCATATGCTAGTGATGTGCAGCTCATGCTAGTCTTCACGTCGGTGGGTTTCTCTGCAGACCTTCTCCTGGGCCTCAGTGACCAGTAAAAACCTGCCGCCCAGCGGCACGGTCCCTTCCTCTGGAATTCCCCCGCATGTCGTTAAGGCCCCATCATCCCAGGTAAGGAGTCGACACACCTCCCATCGGAGGCATGCTGATGGGTGGGAGTGGCACCGCGGGCGGCACAGTCATCATCGGCCTTCCCTTTCAGACTCGGCCGGACACCAAGCCGGAGCTGCAGGGCCAGGCCACCCGGGCCCGTGACCAGCGGCCCCGTGAGAGACAGGGCTTCATTCCCCGAGGACCCCGGCCCGGTAGGGGATGGGCTCACACCCCGCATGGCCGTGAAAGTCACTGCAGCTTTATGTCCTGGGCGAGTGAGGTATGGTGGTCTGTCTGTAAGCATGGAAGGCCGTTGGGGTAACTCCCTGCCTCACAATCGCTGGGCTCACATCGCCTCCATTTTTATCCCCTTTGTCTGTCGCCTGAGTGTTAATTCGACCTCATGTAACCGGTAATCACCACCCCTCCACTCTCATCATTGTTAGATGGCGTGACATCATCAGATTCACAGGTGGGGAAGCCCAGTTTCAGCTTCATGAACAAAGGTAACCACGGCtcccagtgcattgtgggttgCAGGTGTGCGTCACGTGACGCGGCCATAGCATTCGAGGGCTCAGTGCGCCGACAGTGTTGTGGGTGGATCTTGCAGGACGGGCCGAGTCGGAACCCTCTGAAATGGACTCCCGCCGGGCCCTGCGTTACCCTGACAGCCACCAGCTCTTCGTTGGCAACCTACCGCATGACATAGATGAGAGCGAGCTGAAGGATTTCTTCATGAGTAAGCCCCGCCCCTATGGGATCTTTATCTGCGGTCGGGCCCTTGTAACAGGCCGTGTCCCACTCACAGCCTTTGGGAACGTCGTGGAGCTGAGGATCAACACTAAGGGCGTTGGGGGCAAGCTGCCAAATTTTGGCTTCGTGGTCTTCGATGATTCTGATCCTGTGCAGCGGATCCTGGCTGCGAAGGTGGGGGGTGAAAGCCGTCCTGCTTCTGTCTCCTGGTTAATTGTCGGCAGCCAGAGACCCTTCAGCCGAGGTTAACCTGATCATCTGCCCCGTTCACAGCCAGTCATGTTCCGTGGGGAGGTGCGCCTGAACGTGGAGGAGAAGAAGACGAGGGCGGCACGTGAGAGGGAGACCCGTGGCGGGGGTGGGGCCGACAGCCGCCGCAACGAGCGGGGCCCGGGGGGGCCTCGTGGCATCATGGCAGGCGGAATGATGCGGGATCGTGATGGAAGGGGTGCCCCCGGCCGGGGTGCCCCGACCCCCAAACCGGGCCTCAGTTCGGGAAGAGGCGCTGCCCAGGGCAGCGAGAGCCGCTTCACTTCGCAGCGTCGCTgagacagcgccccctgcagtccGGGAGTAGTATCACATCCATCTTCACCTTAAAGTCCGCATATATGAAAAATCCTTTTTTTGGCTTTGGATTGTCTCTCAGCCTGTCAGCCATTTCTTTGACATGCAAGACAAACgagaaaacgaaaaaaaaaaaaaaccaccagCCTCCTCGGTTTCCGGGCCTCGAGCTGAGCCTCTGTAAGCATTAAGCTGTATTCCGAGATGCAGCACAGGTCTGTCAGGAGAGGCACTGCACTGGCATGCAGCAGCACAGCCCATCATCTGGAAAAGAACGTAAACACTCGGGGTGGGGAGTCTGCACGCTTCATGTAAACCCCGTTGGAGGTGCAGTGTGTGTGGCCTGGAACCTGCCTCTCTGCTTTCTGTCTGACGGTTGGACTAGAAACCGATAGATTTCAGGCACTCATCAGTATGCACAAGTGGGGTTTACGTCTGCTGGCTTCCTTGGGTGGAGCCAGGAGGCCACACCCACCGACTGCCCCTTAACTGCCAGGAGGCCACACCCACCGACTGCCCCTTAACTGCCAGGAGGCCACACC
The sequence above is a segment of the Brienomyrus brachyistius isolate T26 chromosome 12, BBRACH_0.4, whole genome shotgun sequence genome. Coding sequences within it:
- the LOC125704648 gene encoding ras GTPase-activating protein-binding protein 2-like is translated as MVMEKPSPLLVGREFVRQYYTLLNKAPDFLHRFYGRHSSYVHGGLDTSGKPAEAVYGQAEIHKKVMSLQFSECHTKIRHVDAHATLSDSVVVQVMGELSSGGQPMRKFMQTFVLAPEGSVANKFYVHNDIFRYEDEVFGDSEAELDESEEEVEDEPEEQQPSPEPLPDSSRSSTYYEQHPAANGVEESMEEVPPEAVPEPQPEQKLEELKPEAEEKVLEDLEEKGPSPVPVESPPHVQEPPKTFSWASVTSKNLPPSGTVPSSGIPPHVVKAPSSQTRPDTKPELQGQATRARDQRPRERQGFIPRGPRPDGVTSSDSQVGKPSFSFMNKGRAESEPSEMDSRRALRYPDSHQLFVGNLPHDIDESELKDFFMTFGNVVELRINTKGVGGKLPNFGFVVFDDSDPVQRILAAKPVMFRGEVRLNVEEKKTRAARERETRGGGGADSRRNERGPGGPRGIMAGGMMRDRDGRGAPGRGAPTPKPGLSSGRGAAQGSESRFTSQRR